The following DNA comes from Brienomyrus brachyistius isolate T26 chromosome 16, BBRACH_0.4, whole genome shotgun sequence.
AGCTGTAAATAGGCGTGAAACTGCTGGGAACAGAAGTTCAgatttgaaaaaaatatatgcttgTTAGAAGTTTCTCTGGCTAGCGATGTCAgcgacactgtaaaaaaaaaaacaccattgtTAACACGGTAAACAGCAGTGGCACTGCCCACCTGGTCATGCACCAATGATGTGGTCCGTCCAGACATGTTACAGGCGTCCTTTGCCAAGTCATCACCTGTGACATCTGTGCCGATGTGTCTCAGATATtcctctctgtggtttgtcgtACAAATTGAAGGTCAGCGGCTCGGTGGCACAGGCCCAGAGATGATGTTCACTCCTGCTGTGGTCCCCTCCCTCCTGATCTATGCCTCCCGCAGCTGCCGGCCATGCGTCCGCCGGGAGATTGGCGTCTGAAAACTGCGATCGCCTGGTCATTTGCATGCAAACCCCGATTGGACCGTCCCCAGATGACCAATTAGAGGGCGCGGATGGCGGCCAAGGGGCTAGGGCTGCAGGCTGTGACAGGCGGCCCGGTCTGTGTCTGCAGGGGCGCGGAAAGTGGACCCATGTgagattgtggggggggggtgcatgacTCCCTGATCTAAGCTGTCATTGGCCTGCTCCTCTTTTTCAGGCAGTCATCACCCAGGGCCGGGAGCAGCCTTAGAAGTGAAAtatcacaacccccccccccccccacacacacacacacacacacacgatgccAAGACTTAATGTCCAATATTACTGACTCTGTCTGCATTCAACACTGTCAATAGCCGGCAATCACAAAGACACTGAAGAAACAGGAACATCAGTACAGCATAAGCGACTATATAAGCGGGACCCATTCTAACTGCTCTGATATCCAGCCCAAAGGTTTTATCTCACAGCATGAAGCTACCTGTGAATTCAAGAATTAACAGGGCTGTAAGGGtcctgatgttttttttgtttttttaatgagcTAAGAAGCTGTGGAAAACCGAGCAGGGACTGTAGGCAGTAATGCTGATAAATCAGATCAACATCATAAATGGTGCTGGTGAATGATGATTAATTTTCTATTATTTCAGGCTGCATGGTGCGTGGCCTTGGTAAGATGACCAGCAAGGAGCAGGGCCGGGGGGGCATGCAGCGTCGGGGGGTCAGTTCTGGATTCTCCCCAAAATCAGGGACGGAAACACAATGTGCTCTAGATCATGAGAATCTTCATCATAATTATTAAGCATCATTTTTCAGCATCTGAAATCACAGCACCACTCTATACATAACAAGAAGAAGCCCTTTCTAAAGCAAATGCATGACAGAAGTTTCAGCCAGAGGTGATACTAGACCATCACAACTGGGGGGCCACACTGGGGCCGCGGCTCTGCTGTTCTTTGAGTGTCACCTACACTAGACTGCCAGCAATAAGAAGCAAAAGAGAACTTTGAAAAGTTATTTATGCAATGAtttgcagttacattttacCCAGAAAATATTATgccatatataaatgtaaataataaattattattattattcatttatttcagaCCCAAGTAGCACACGTATTTAGGGGGGTATACATGTCATAGGGGCACTTCCTCCCCCCCCAGAACCGCCCCTGAGCTTAACAATATATCCATCCAGCTGgttcccatccatctttcaaaccCATTTATCCTGGACAGGGTCACAGTAAgcaccaggacaggatgccagtccatcacagggcacaaggcaggagggCACcccggacaggatgccagtccatcacagggcacaaggcaggagggCACcccggacaggatgccagtccatcacagggcacaaggcaggagggCACcccggacaggatgccagtccatcacagtgcacaaggCAGGAGGGCACCCCGGACAGGATGCcattccatcacaaggcacccaCCCATATTAAAACCTACATttgtcacatgaaaaaaatatatattctgcTTAATGGAAAAGCACAACAGATAATGGATAACAGCAGGTTTTATAGCTTACAATGGGCCTAAAATGAAGCCACATTTAGTTAAATCCAAATACAGGTCTCCTTACTCGACTCCATGCATTCATGGGGACAGACAAAACACAAGAGTCCACTGAATGTTTCATTCCATGTTTCAGGAAGCCACGAGCGACGGTGGAGAGCACCTTAACTGGGAAACATTGCTGTAAAAGAAAAAACTTTTAAGAGGTTATCTGAAGTGAGCCGTAACGATGCCTGGCTAAGTGAAGACAAAGTGGTTTAACTACCTACTGCTCTGAAATCCACTGAATGCGATGCCGCAGGTGAgaattgggtctgtttttaGTTATTTTAAGAACCTTGCAAGTGACTGGCCCTCTATCCTGTCCTTGATATTTCTATTCCACTTGGACCAGTCCATCCCTGGCAGCGGGAGGCACAAACCATTTGCGATCCAGCCTCCAGGGAAGCAGAGGTTTCGGGGGTAGTTGCTAAGAAGAAAGGGAGGCGGGACATGCTGGCCCCACCCTCCTCCAGCCAGCCATGGTGCTGCTCCCCGGTCCTCACTAAATTAACCCGAGCAGAGAGGCCCTAGGCCCCCGGAGCTTCTGAAGTggcttcatggggggggggggggggcccttttATCCCACTCATAAAGGACCCTGCagatggagggggaggggggctgcagcCTGAGGATGGGACCCGGGCAGCACGCGGCCTCTCTAATGGGGTCAGCGCTGAAAGCCTTCGGAGAAGGTCACCAATAACCTAGGTTCTGTCACCTTATAATCTAGCAGGAGGACCTCCAGCAAGCCGGGCCGGGAGCCAGGAAACAGCCAGCAGCACAAGGCAGAGCCGAACGTGGAGGACGGCACGAGGCAGAGCCGAACGCGGAAGATGGCACGAGGCAGAGCAAAACACGGAGGACGGCACGAGGCAGAGCCGAAAGCGGAAGATGGCACGAGGCAGAGCAAAACACGGAGGACGGCACGAGGCAGAGCCGAAAGCGGAAGATGGCAGGAGGCAGAGCCGAACGCGGAAGATGGCACGAGGCAGAGCAAAACACGGAGGACGGCACGAGGCAGAGCCGAAAGCGCAAGATGGCACGAGGCAGAGCCGAAAGCGGAAGATGGCAAGAGGCAGAGCCGAAAGCGGAAGATGGCAAGAGGCAGAGCAAAACACGGAGGACGGCACGAGGCAGAGCCGAAAGCGGAAGATGGCATGAGGCAGAGCAAAACACGGAGGACGGCACGAGGCAGAGCCAAAAGCGGAAGATGGCACGAGGCAGAGCAAAACACGGAGGATGGCACAAGGCAGAGCAAAACACGGAGGATGGCACGAGGCAGAGCCGAAAGCGGAAGATGGCACGAGGCAGAGCCGAAAGCGGAAGATGGCACGAGGCAGAGCCGAAAGCGGAAGATGGCATGAGGCAGAGCAAAACACGGAGGACGGCACGAGGCAGAGCCGAAAGCGGAAGATGGCACGAGGCAGAGCCGAAAACGGAAGATGGCACGAGGCAGAGCCAAACACGAAGGACGGCAAGAGGCAGAGCCGAAAGCGGAAGATGGCAAGAGGCAGAGCAAAACATGGAGGACAGCACGAGGCATAAAAGCAGGGTCTCGACTGCTGTAATTGATTACATGCATCTTCCGTACTGTGGTAGCCCTGGAGACCTCAGGCACGaggcccgtccatcacagggtgcaTAGACAaatacactatgggcaatttaaagacaccaatGCCCATAAATGATATGCTTTAGGACTGCAGGATGAGACGAGACTATGCAGAGGACAATGACAATACTGCAACCCAACCTCTAGGCCACCTGTAAGACACCTgtaaatattattaatatttttaatggAAATGATTAATGGCTATAATTAACTCCTCTGTGATCCGATAGATATGTTGGCAGGCAAAATTGGTGGGGACAGCTCCCGACCTCCAGTtaggaaaaaaatcacagaattttAATTCTAAAGTACTGATTATAGTTTgttcatataaaaaaaaaaaactcacaattTAATGGCCAAAGTTTAACAGCCACAATTTAATGACAAAACTTAGTTAAATATCAACCAGCACATGTTTAGAAATGTACGCATGCTCAATGCACAGAGTTAGGGACTGACATCCTCACACAACTATGATGCTGGGCCTGATGTCGCCCCACGCAACCCCACCCCCTACATTAAATGCCACTCATGTGGCCCTCATGGAGAGATACGGATGTGTAAATAGGGTGAATACACATCACCTAAATCAGACAAAAACAGCTAGAAAATTACAGGTCTCTCAAGTGGCTCTTGAAAATGGATTTCCTCCCTTCTTAAGGTAAACATTAGCTTAAAAAAAATCCCTCTTAAAGACAGGAGCATAAAAgcgacactcacacacattacTGGCGCTGCACGAGAAATGTGGAATTCCCACGACGTCTTTTGGAACCGGTCGAACTGCGTTTGCAGCTTtccttttttaaataacttaaaaCGAGTCAGTCAATATGACTGATAGATAAGAAGGGCTGCCAGTTCTGATCCAAATCTCGACAGAAGGACGGTTGTAATCTGTTCGATTCCTAAGCTATGAGGCATGGAACATCATACTGGGATTTAGCAGAACAATCCTAAGCCATGAGGTATGGAACATCATACTGGGATTTAGCAGAACAATCCTAAGCCATGAGGTATGGAACATCATACTGGGATTTAGCAGAAAAATCCACATCCCGCTGGTTTGTGTGCAATAAATAACCAGGAATGAGATCCGGCATGTGAGAAGGACAGGGCAGGTAACTCCAGCAGGAGGTCTATGGGGCTGAATTCTGCTCTGATGAAGCCATTCAGACACTTGTGGATATGAGTGATAAAACAGGACCTAGGTTTTCCCTCCCACTCCCCTGCCCTTCCCATAGCTGTCTGATTCCTCCGGACTGCCGATTCCGCGTCTGCCCCAGGTAAGCAGAGGCACTCACACTGCTGGCCACCAGGTGGCGCTGCACAGGTTGGGCTCCTGTCCATAGCTCCACCTGTCTGGCTCTTCCCATCTGTCGTCTGATGCCTGACTGGGAAGGGCTCTATTCCCCTAGTTCCCGGCTGGGGGGTGGGTCACAAATGGGGaaatattattaaaatgatTATCTGCATCAAGTCCCAGCTTTGGTGCTGACATTTTCTAGGCTCTGGGTAatttggaggggggaggggtgtctgAGACAGAGAGAAGAGGGCTCCTgggggaaggaggtggagctctGGTGGGGGGTTGGATGGGATAATTAATACACCCAGAGCGTTAGGTGAaatctgcccctcccccacccgcaCTGCCTCGCACCTCAAGGGCAGAGCTTGCCAGGAAAATCGGCAAGTTGGTGAGCTGGTTCCTCCGAGACGTGTACCTCCTCCGGTTCATGATCCACCAAACAGGATGCTGATCCTCCAGTTCCCCACCAACCCAACAGGACACAGGCCCTCCGGTTCAGGATCCATTAAACAGGATGTAGATCCTTTTCATCCTTATCCTCTCAGAACAAATATCAGCTCATCCAAACAGGGCACAGATTCTCCTGGTCCTAATTCACCAAAAACAGATCATCTTGCCTTCTCCACTTTCTGTACTTTTCCCATCTTCTATCTGAAATGAGATCCCTTAATGttcatgttttttattttattattattattttaacggGACACTGGCCAGGGTGTGATTAATGACTAATTGCTGGCTGAGAGACTCTACAGTCATGTGATTAAATCAGCTGCGAAGTGTTGACATGCGGGCGAGCCCCCTCATTGCGGACCCCCTCATATTAAAATATAATCCATCTTCCTCCTCAGCAGAAAGAGGTAATTAGACATTGTGAGTTGCATTGGGGAAGGGGTCCCTATGACGAGAGGGCTGGTGTCAGGAGCACAGAGCAAAGGTATCTGTGAAATCCCTGCGTTCTCTCAACTatgcacagacacgcacatcCACAGGCTCACAGGCACATCACCCAGGCACATCACCCAGGCACATCACCCAGGCACATCATCCAGGCACATCATCCAGGCACAGCAAACAGCAAACCCTCATGCGAATGTTTTATTGTTATACAAATTCATGGATCACGCTGGTTTTTAAAAGCAGACGAGCATGATTTCATCTAACACGTCAAAATTGGAGATACTGCCCTGTGAGGAACTGGCATcccgggacaggctccaggctaacCACTGCCCTGCACAGGATCGGCACTTATggcggatggatggagagaatcAATGATGCAAACTCACAAGCCTCTTTTCCTGAGTCTGGGAGTGGTACTCACAGCTGCATTCAGAGAACCGGATTGGCCGAATGTGTGGATGGCCGGACGAGACAGCGAATCAGCCATGAACGGCAGCAACAATCGCCCGGCGGCCTGGA
Coding sequences within:
- the LOC125710230 gene encoding serine/arginine repetitive matrix protein 2-like; translation: MRCRSRRTSSKPGREPGNSQQHKAEPNVEDGTRQSRTRKMARGRAKHGGRHEAEPKAEDGTRQSKTRRTARGRAESGRWQEAEPNAEDGTRQSKTRRTARGRAESARWHEAEPKAEDGKRQSRKRKMARGRAKHGGRHEAEPKAEDGMRQSKTRRTARGRAKSGRWHEAEQNTEDGTRQSKTRRMARGRAESGRWHEAEPKAEDGTRQSRKRKMA